The following proteins are encoded in a genomic region of Oryctolagus cuniculus chromosome 6, mOryCun1.1, whole genome shotgun sequence:
- the LOC103347851 gene encoding protein FAM170A isoform X3 → MKRKQKTKHLEITYSPQAAKISRGNLNLYKDVLQQKQKAPTPASDQKAGDAASSSSHYFSCISSEDKLNGAGVSTAQTRPAQAGYSLEEKILVHEARETSSQSEYHTCQSTLHKHPHAGIEAFHKCAPQPEYSLEDKTLVHKAKDIASESEYYTCHSTLSMPTRAGKG, encoded by the exons ATGAAGCggaaacaaaagacaaaacatCTGGAAATCACATACTCTCCCCAAGCTGCAAAGATATCAAGAG GAAATTTGAATTTATACAAAGATGTcctgcaacaaaaacaaaaggcgCCAACCCCAGCTTCAGACCAGAAAGCAGGGGATGCTGCTTCTTCTTCCTCACACTATTTCTCCTGCATCTCATCTGAAGACAAGCTCAATGGTGCAG GAGTCTCCACTGCCCAAACACGTCCTGCACAAGCCGGGTACTCTTTGGAAGAGAAGATCCTGGTCCATGAGGCAAGAGAGACATCCTCCCAATCAGAATACCACACCTGCCAGTCCACTTTGCACAAGCACCCTCATGCTG GAATTGAAGCCTTCCACAAATGTGCTCCACAACCTGAGTACTCTTTGGAGGACAAGACCCTGGTCCACAAGGCAAAAGACATAGCCTCTGAATCAGAATATTATACCTGCCACTCCACTTTGTCAATGCCCACTCGTGCTGGTAAGGGGTAG
- the LOC103347851 gene encoding protein FAM170A isoform X2 translates to MKRKQKTKHLEITYSPQAAKISRGNLNLYKDVLQQKQKAPTPASDQKAGDAASSSSHYFSCISSEDKLNGAGVSTAQTRPAQAGYSLEEKILVHEARETSSQSEYHTCQSTLHKHPHAGKGKAGPPRPGRSVQGEGIEAFHKCAPQPEYSLEDKTLVHKAKDIASESEYYTCHSTLSMPTRAGKG, encoded by the exons ATGAAGCggaaacaaaagacaaaacatCTGGAAATCACATACTCTCCCCAAGCTGCAAAGATATCAAGAG GAAATTTGAATTTATACAAAGATGTcctgcaacaaaaacaaaaggcgCCAACCCCAGCTTCAGACCAGAAAGCAGGGGATGCTGCTTCTTCTTCCTCACACTATTTCTCCTGCATCTCATCTGAAGACAAGCTCAATGGTGCAG GAGTCTCCACTGCCCAAACACGTCCTGCACAAGCCGGGTACTCTTTGGAAGAGAAGATCCTGGTCCATGAGGCAAGAGAGACATCCTCCCAATCAGAATACCACACCTGCCAGTCCACTTTGCACAAGCACCCTCATGCTGGTAAGGGGAAGGCAGGACCGCCAAGGCCAGGCAGATCAGTGCAGGGGGAAG GAATTGAAGCCTTCCACAAATGTGCTCCACAACCTGAGTACTCTTTGGAGGACAAGACCCTGGTCCACAAGGCAAAAGACATAGCCTCTGAATCAGAATATTATACCTGCCACTCCACTTTGTCAATGCCCACTCGTGCTGGTAAGGGGTAG
- the LOC103347851 gene encoding protein FAM170A isoform X1 — MILYPNVVVLSFCFPEFRKSQADAPGTRIVVPTCSQAAGQSSSTSVYFSCVSSPSKHILVENDGIHQLQQDPPCLQSSEMPPPQDLEEQETLSPYHHICFHFHLANEPCTPETHRRKERDMKVYYMRVQRKRGVAVLQDTEEESEPPTKRARVEEITFPGKLPTDDNLSYVSTWELLTESESSLDVEAQDGGDEAVSPAEPHALQEQPRARTPEWLVAPENGFKCMGCCRVFPSLEVLQGHVQHGVEEGFSCLAFHLAFAWLKSKRNTKDTPEKRRKKKIRKAPSECSQEKGLDVRNSSPK, encoded by the exons ATGATTCTGTATCCCAATGTTGTTGTTCTGTCATTTTGTTTCCCAGAATTCCGGAAGTCTCAAGCAGATGCTCCTGGGACACGTATCGTGGTCCCAACCTGTAGCCAGGCAGCAGGACAGAGCTCTTCTACCTCAGTGTAtttctcctgtgtctcctctcCAAGCAAACACATTCTTGTTGAAAACGATG GAATCCATCAATTGCAACAAGATCCCCCCTGTCTTCAATCCTCTGAGATGCCTCCACCCCAGGATTTGGAGGAACAGGAGACCCTGTCCCCCTATCACCACatctgttttcatttccatttagcCAATGAGCCCTGTACACCCGAAACAcataggagaaaggagagagacatgAAGGTTTACTATATGCGTGTCCAAAGGAAAAGAGGGGTGGCTGTCTTACAGGATACAGAGGAAGAATCAGAGCCTCCCACAAAGAGGGCAAGAGTTGAAGAAATTACCTTCCCAGGAAAGCTCCCTACAGACGACAACCTCTCTTATGTGTCTACATGGGAACTCCTAACTGAGAGTGAGTCCAGCTTGGATGTAGAAGCCCAAGATGGTGGGGACGAGGCTGTCAGCCCAGCAGAGCCCCACGCTCTGCAGGaacagcccagggccaggacacCTGAGTGGCTTGTGGCCCCTGAGAATGGCTTCAAGTGTATGGGCTGCTGCCGGGTCTTCCCCAGTCTGGAGGTGCTTCAGGGGCACGTGCAGCACGGGGTTGAGGAGGGCTTCAGCTGCCTCGCTTTTCATCTTGCCTTTGCCTGGCTGAAGAGCAAAAGAAACACGAAAGACACGccggagaagagaagaaagaagaaaatcaggaAGGCCCCATCTGAATGCAGTCAGGAGAAAGGTCTGGATGTGAGGAATTCTTCACCCAAATAA